The sequence TGCCCTCAACAACAAGATCTCGACGGAACTCTTCAAACTGATCGAGTCCAAAGGCGTCCCGACACACTTCGTAGGTATGCTCGACGACAACCACATGCTGCACAAGCGTGTCGACGTTATTCTCATTGAAGTCATCGTCCGCAACATCGCCACCGGGAGTCTGAGCAAGAACCTCGGTATCGAGGACGGCAAAGTGCTGCCGTTCACCCTCGTCGAATTCGACTATAAAAACGATGCGCTCGGCGATCCGAAGCTCAACGACCAGCATGCCCTGATCCTCGGCCTCGTCGACTACCAGGACGAACTGGACAAGATCCGCCGTATGGCCCGCCAGATCAACGACATCCTCAAGCCCTACTTCGCGGAGAAAGGCCTCAACCTCGTCGACTTCAAACTCGAGTTCGGCAAGGACAAAGAGGGCAACATCATCCTCGTCGACGAGATCAGCCCTGATAACTGCCGTTTCTGGGACATGAAAACAGGCGAAAAAATGGATAAAGACCGTTTCCGCCAGGGCCTCGGCGGGCTCAAAGTGGCCTATGAAGAAGTTCTGAATCGCATTTTGGGAGTAAAGTAATGAAAGCAATCGTCAACGTATTTTTGAAGCAGGGTGTCCTGGATTCCCAGGGCAAAGCCGTCCACCACGCACTGGACTCACTCAAATTCGACGGCGTCAACGATGTCCGCGTCGGCAAGCAGATCGTCCTTGACCT is a genomic window of Sulfurimonas sp. HSL1-2 containing:
- the purS gene encoding phosphoribosylformylglycinamidine synthase subunit PurS, with the translated sequence MKAIVNVFLKQGVLDSQGKAVHHALDSLKFDGVNDVRVGKQIVLDLTAADEASAKAEVTEMCESLLANTVIEDYAIEIVS
- the purC gene encoding phosphoribosylaminoimidazolesuccinocarboxamide synthase yields the protein MEKRELLYEGKAKKLFTTDDANLLISEFKDDLTAFNGAKKSSEAGKGALNNKISTELFKLIESKGVPTHFVGMLDDNHMLHKRVDVILIEVIVRNIATGSLSKNLGIEDGKVLPFTLVEFDYKNDALGDPKLNDQHALILGLVDYQDELDKIRRMARQINDILKPYFAEKGLNLVDFKLEFGKDKEGNIILVDEISPDNCRFWDMKTGEKMDKDRFRQGLGGLKVAYEEVLNRILGVK